The Scyliorhinus canicula chromosome 5, sScyCan1.1, whole genome shotgun sequence genome window below encodes:
- the arl4aa gene encoding ADP-ribosylation factor-like 4aa isoform X1 produces MLVLQRSVGAGFHARVSRLRRQSVCDVGSVCLKQAIIFKLHWILVVADWNDQQYLELTQSLSVWTSAFSFSLQSEMGNGLSEQTPILSSFPSFQSLHIVILGLDCAGKTTVLYRLQFNEFVNTVPTKGFNTEKIRVTLGNSKAVTFHFWDVGGQEKLRPLWKSYTRCTDGIIFVVDSVDVERMEEAKTELHKITRISENQGVPVLLIANKQDLRNCLSLSEVEKLLALSEISSSTPWHLQPTCAIIGDGLREGLEKLYEMIIKRRKMLKQQKKKR; encoded by the exons ATGTTGGTGTTGCAGCGTTCGGTCGGGGCTGGGTTCCATGCGCGCGTCTCCAGATTGAGACGGCAGAGCGTGTGTGATGTTGGGAGCGTGTGCCTGAAACAAGCT aTAATATTTAAGTTGCACTGGATTCTCGTAGTTGCAGACTGGAATGATCAGCAATATTTGGAACTAACTCAAAGTCTTTCAGTGTGGACATCTGCATTTTCCTTTTCCCTCCAATCCGAGATGGGTAATGGACTTTCCGAACAAACTCCTATTTTATCAAGCTTCCCATCGtttcagtctctccacatagtTATTCTGGGTTTAGACTGTGCAGGCAAAACTACAGTTCTGTACAGATTACAGTTCAATGAATTTGTCAACACTGTCCCAACAAAAGGATTTAATACTGAAAAAATTCGAGTGACTCTGGGGAATTCAAAAGCAGTGACTTTCCATTTCTGGGATGTAGGTGGTCAAGAGAAACTGAGACCACTCTGGAAATCTTATACTCGCTGCACAGATGGCATTATCTTTGTGGTGGACTCAGTAgatgtggaaaggatggaagaagcCAAAACAGAATTGCATAAAATAACCAGGATCTCTGAGAACCAAGGTGTGCCAGTGCTTTTGATTGCCAACAAACAGGATCTCAGGAACTGCCTATCCCTCTCTGAAGTGGAGAAACTATTAGCTTTGAGTGAAATAAGTTCCTCCACCCCATGGCACCTTCAACCCACCTGTGCCATTATAGGAGATGGGCTTAGAGAGGGACTGGAAAAACTTTATGAAATGATCATCAAGAGGCGGAAAATGTTGAAACAGCAAAAGAAGAAGAGATGA
- the arl4aa gene encoding ADP-ribosylation factor-like 4aa isoform X2, with protein MGNGLSEQTPILSSFPSFQSLHIVILGLDCAGKTTVLYRLQFNEFVNTVPTKGFNTEKIRVTLGNSKAVTFHFWDVGGQEKLRPLWKSYTRCTDGIIFVVDSVDVERMEEAKTELHKITRISENQGVPVLLIANKQDLRNCLSLSEVEKLLALSEISSSTPWHLQPTCAIIGDGLREGLEKLYEMIIKRRKMLKQQKKKR; from the coding sequence ATGGGTAATGGACTTTCCGAACAAACTCCTATTTTATCAAGCTTCCCATCGtttcagtctctccacatagtTATTCTGGGTTTAGACTGTGCAGGCAAAACTACAGTTCTGTACAGATTACAGTTCAATGAATTTGTCAACACTGTCCCAACAAAAGGATTTAATACTGAAAAAATTCGAGTGACTCTGGGGAATTCAAAAGCAGTGACTTTCCATTTCTGGGATGTAGGTGGTCAAGAGAAACTGAGACCACTCTGGAAATCTTATACTCGCTGCACAGATGGCATTATCTTTGTGGTGGACTCAGTAgatgtggaaaggatggaagaagcCAAAACAGAATTGCATAAAATAACCAGGATCTCTGAGAACCAAGGTGTGCCAGTGCTTTTGATTGCCAACAAACAGGATCTCAGGAACTGCCTATCCCTCTCTGAAGTGGAGAAACTATTAGCTTTGAGTGAAATAAGTTCCTCCACCCCATGGCACCTTCAACCCACCTGTGCCATTATAGGAGATGGGCTTAGAGAGGGACTGGAAAAACTTTATGAAATGATCATCAAGAGGCGGAAAATGTTGAAACAGCAAAAGAAGAAGAGATGA